The following proteins are encoded in a genomic region of Spirosoma sp. SC4-14:
- a CDS encoding ester cyclase produces MNTEAEKNKAIVLRFNREAIEQGRLEAFDELIAPTFINHTAPAGMPKGKDGMVQFILDVLRPAFSDLRVEIYDQLAEGDKVVTRKAFHATHSGPFMGFPATGKSIVFPIIDIVRLQDGQYVEHWNIRDTYTVLQQIREA; encoded by the coding sequence ATGAACACAGAAGCTGAGAAAAATAAGGCTATCGTACTACGGTTTAATCGGGAAGCTATCGAACAGGGGCGACTGGAAGCTTTCGACGAGTTAATTGCCCCTACCTTTATTAACCACACGGCACCTGCCGGAATGCCAAAAGGAAAAGATGGCATGGTACAGTTCATTCTGGATGTGCTGCGTCCTGCTTTCTCCGATTTACGCGTCGAAATTTACGATCAGCTTGCCGAAGGCGATAAGGTCGTTACACGCAAAGCGTTTCATGCCACGCATTCAGGACCGTTTATGGGATTTCCGGCTACAGGAAAATCTATCGTTTTCCCAATTATCGACATCGTACGGTTGCAGGATGGTCAGTATGTCGAACACTGGAATATCCGTGATACCTATACCGTGCTTCAGCAGATTCGCGAGGCATAA
- a CDS encoding DEAD/DEAH box helicase → MTFDELNLNKPLQNALTELGYTTPTPIQQKVFSVVMSGKDVCGIAQTGTGKTFAYLLPCLRQYQFSKEHQPQVIILVPTRELVVQVVESVQKLATYMNLMVVGVYGGVNFKTHLADVQQGADILVATPGRLVDFLSTGALKTKSLKKLVIDEVDEMLNLGFRAQLNVILDLLPPKRQNLLFSATLTDDVEQLIDTYFSSPVRVEAAPAGTPLDNIEQVAYRVPNFYTKVNLLNLLLGQDSSMTKVLVFAATKQLADDLYDQLEADCPEKIGVIHSNKSQNYRFNSVEQFKQGTYRILIATDIIARGIDVADVSHVINFDLPEEPESYIHRIGRTGRADRKGIAISFVTEPDEKQLIAIEHLMNYQVPVMPLPEKLVISDELTDAEKPQIRMKTVPLKIPVVEEGGGAFHEKIDKNKKVNVRRDYAAEKRLKYGRPIKRGGKK, encoded by the coding sequence ATGACGTTCGACGAACTGAATCTTAATAAACCACTCCAGAATGCCCTCACAGAACTGGGCTATACAACCCCGACGCCCATTCAGCAGAAGGTATTTTCGGTTGTTATGTCTGGGAAGGATGTATGCGGCATTGCCCAGACCGGAACGGGCAAAACGTTTGCGTATCTGTTGCCGTGCCTGCGTCAATACCAGTTTTCGAAAGAGCACCAGCCGCAGGTAATCATTCTGGTACCCACGCGTGAGCTGGTTGTGCAGGTGGTAGAATCAGTACAGAAGCTGGCAACGTATATGAACCTGATGGTAGTTGGAGTATATGGTGGAGTTAATTTCAAAACGCATCTGGCCGACGTGCAGCAGGGAGCCGATATTCTGGTAGCAACACCCGGTCGGCTGGTCGACTTTCTTTCGACAGGTGCGCTCAAAACAAAATCGCTCAAAAAACTGGTCATCGATGAGGTCGATGAGATGCTGAACCTTGGTTTTCGGGCTCAGTTGAACGTTATTCTGGATTTACTACCGCCGAAACGCCAGAATCTGTTGTTTTCGGCTACGTTGACCGATGACGTTGAGCAACTGATCGATACGTATTTTTCCAGTCCGGTACGGGTAGAAGCGGCTCCCGCCGGAACCCCGCTGGATAATATTGAGCAGGTTGCTTACAGAGTGCCTAATTTTTATACGAAGGTTAATTTGCTGAATCTGTTGCTGGGGCAGGATTCGTCGATGACTAAAGTGCTGGTGTTTGCAGCAACAAAACAACTGGCCGATGACCTATACGATCAGTTGGAAGCCGATTGCCCGGAAAAAATAGGCGTCATTCACTCCAATAAATCGCAGAATTATCGCTTCAACTCGGTAGAGCAGTTCAAGCAGGGTACCTACCGGATTTTGATTGCTACCGACATCATTGCCCGCGGAATCGACGTGGCCGATGTATCGCATGTCATTAATTTCGATCTGCCCGAAGAACCCGAAAGTTATATACACCGCATTGGGCGGACGGGACGCGCCGATCGGAAAGGCATAGCTATCTCGTTTGTAACGGAACCCGACGAGAAACAGCTCATCGCTATTGAGCACCTGATGAACTATCAGGTGCCTGTTATGCCCTTACCCGAAAAACTTGTTATCTCCGACGAACTGACCGATGCCGAAAAACCACAGATTCGGATGAAGACTGTTCCGCTGAAAATACCAGTTGTAGAAGAAGGGGGCGGAGCTTTTCACGAAAAAATCGACAAAAACAAAAAAGTGAATGTTCGGCGGGATTATGCTGCCGAAAAAAGACTGAAATATGGCCGTCCTATTAAGCGGGGCGGTAAAAAATAA
- a CDS encoding PQQ-dependent sugar dehydrogenase, whose product MYQFLVACFLSALPLSAPPTGENPSVTPTKSPKKAVSAANIKVPAGFSATIVAEELGPTRHIAISKTGDIYVKLSKLKDGKGIYRLRDTDKDGTIDERFGFGDYPGTGIYIKNGYLYASSNTGVYRYKLNEKEEVIDPDQPEQLVRGLLVTDRDQSKSIVVDNKDNLYVNIASYNDACREPGTGKGMMPCPLLDSAAAIWQFKANQPNQTYATGTRYATGLKNVVGLDWNSKTNTLFVMQHGRGQFHDFYPQYYTPKQSAELPAETMYELHKGDDAGWPYIYYDPVQKKKILAPEYGGDGKKTGGENTINPVAAFPAHLGPNGLLFYTGTAFPEKYRNGAFIAFHGQSTPIHKGYLVAFVPFKNGKPSGNWEIFADNFAGTDLEKPTGPIQHRPCGLAQSPDGSLYVTDDLNGTLFRIAYNGPRTGSKKPASSVKK is encoded by the coding sequence ATGTATCAGTTTCTCGTTGCCTGTTTCCTGAGCGCCCTTCCGCTAAGTGCTCCTCCTACTGGCGAAAATCCATCTGTAACTCCGACTAAGTCGCCCAAAAAAGCGGTTTCGGCCGCAAACATAAAAGTACCGGCAGGCTTTTCGGCCACAATTGTTGCCGAAGAATTAGGCCCAACGCGGCACATTGCCATTAGCAAAACCGGCGACATTTATGTTAAACTGTCGAAGCTCAAAGATGGCAAAGGTATTTACCGGTTACGCGATACCGACAAAGATGGCACTATCGACGAGCGATTTGGCTTCGGCGATTACCCAGGAACCGGTATCTATATCAAGAATGGCTATCTGTATGCATCGTCGAACACGGGTGTTTACCGATATAAGCTGAATGAAAAGGAAGAAGTTATTGATCCTGATCAGCCCGAGCAACTCGTTCGGGGGCTTTTAGTAACCGATCGCGACCAGTCGAAATCCATTGTTGTCGACAATAAGGATAATCTCTACGTCAATATTGCTTCCTACAACGACGCCTGTCGCGAACCGGGCACTGGTAAAGGCATGATGCCCTGCCCCCTGCTCGACTCAGCCGCTGCTATCTGGCAATTTAAAGCCAATCAGCCGAATCAGACGTATGCCACGGGTACACGCTATGCTACCGGACTTAAAAATGTTGTAGGTCTCGACTGGAATTCAAAAACCAACACCCTGTTCGTTATGCAGCACGGTCGGGGTCAGTTTCACGACTTTTACCCGCAATATTACACGCCCAAACAAAGCGCCGAACTACCCGCCGAAACCATGTATGAACTTCATAAGGGCGACGACGCGGGCTGGCCCTATATTTATTACGACCCTGTTCAGAAAAAGAAAATTCTGGCCCCCGAGTATGGCGGTGATGGCAAAAAAACGGGGGGCGAAAATACCATCAATCCAGTAGCCGCTTTCCCGGCTCACCTGGGCCCTAATGGACTATTATTTTATACAGGTACGGCTTTCCCGGAAAAATACCGCAATGGAGCCTTCATCGCCTTTCACGGTCAGTCGACGCCTATTCATAAAGGATATCTGGTGGCTTTTGTGCCCTTTAAGAATGGAAAGCCATCGGGCAACTGGGAGATCTTTGCCGATAACTTTGCCGGAACCGACCTCGAAAAACCGACCGGCCCCATTCAGCACCGCCCCTGCGGACTGGCTCAGAGTCCCGATGGTTCGCTCTACGTCACCGACGACCTGAACGGAACTTTGTTTCGCATTGCCTATAACGGCCCGCGAACCGGCAGCAAAAAGCCAGCATCTTCGGTAAAAAAATAG
- a CDS encoding YciI family protein → MKTYLVLIREPDGRATVPSPEETHRHQFHWKTWIDEMIAKEHWQGGNSLSLTGKVVRSSTGNLEVRDGPYRVHEQEIVGGYLLIRANDLDEATTLLQTCPVFDADGFIEIREMM, encoded by the coding sequence ATGAAAACATACCTTGTTTTAATTCGCGAGCCCGATGGACGAGCAACGGTTCCTTCGCCAGAAGAAACACACCGCCATCAGTTTCACTGGAAAACCTGGATTGACGAAATGATAGCGAAAGAGCACTGGCAAGGTGGAAACTCACTCTCGCTAACCGGTAAAGTGGTTCGTTCTTCAACGGGTAATTTGGAGGTACGTGATGGCCCTTACCGGGTTCATGAACAGGAAATTGTAGGAGGCTATCTGCTGATTCGTGCCAACGATCTTGATGAAGCCACCACGCTCCTGCAAACTTGCCCGGTATTTGACGCCGATGGGTTTATCGAAATTCGGGAGATGATGTAA
- a CDS encoding SDR family oxidoreductase — protein sequence MPFALITGASKGIGLAIAEELARRKFDLLLVARSESVLRAVSQRLATSYGVKSDFLAIDLAETGAAQRVFDWTQRSNYPVQFLANNAGYGLSGLFEKHTLAEHTDMMQVNMTALVELTYLFLPQLRQQPKAYILNIGSSAAYQAVPRLSLYAASKVFVLQFSRGLHQELKRSSVSVTCVCPGATDTGFVDRAQIGEKGRKAAERVNMTPEEVAQQAVEATLAGKTEVVTGLLNKLGKWMAWLLPKSLVESTAGSIYE from the coding sequence ATGCCATTTGCCCTCATTACGGGAGCCAGTAAAGGAATAGGTCTGGCAATTGCGGAAGAACTGGCCCGCCGTAAGTTCGATTTGCTACTGGTTGCCCGCTCGGAATCAGTATTGCGGGCCGTGAGTCAGCGATTAGCGACATCCTATGGAGTTAAGTCCGATTTCCTGGCTATTGACCTGGCCGAAACAGGGGCCGCTCAACGTGTGTTCGACTGGACACAGCGTAGCAACTACCCGGTTCAGTTTCTGGCCAACAATGCCGGTTATGGTTTAAGTGGATTGTTTGAAAAACATACACTGGCCGAGCATACCGATATGATGCAGGTGAATATGACGGCTCTGGTTGAACTGACGTATTTGTTTTTACCCCAGTTGCGGCAGCAGCCGAAAGCCTATATTCTGAATATTGGCAGTTCGGCCGCTTATCAGGCCGTGCCTCGGCTGAGTTTGTATGCTGCTTCGAAGGTTTTTGTGCTACAGTTTAGCCGGGGGCTGCATCAGGAACTTAAACGGTCATCAGTGTCAGTTACCTGCGTTTGTCCGGGAGCCACAGACACCGGCTTTGTTGATCGGGCGCAGATTGGAGAGAAGGGGCGAAAAGCAGCCGAACGGGTGAATATGACTCCCGAAGAAGTGGCGCAGCAAGCCGTAGAAGCAACACTGGCTGGAAAAACCGAAGTAGTAACGGGCCTACTCAATAAGCTTGGCAAATGGATGGCCTGGCTGTTGCCTAAAAGCCTCGTCGAATCAACGGCCGGCAGTATTTACGAATAG
- a CDS encoding nuclear transport factor 2 family protein, whose protein sequence is MKAYIGLLIASVMLGACSRSNDIAVVQDLDRQFIDAWNTKNADKLVGYLAEDVQFVQGNTHFSGKSDVSKKWVQATLPTLADLKTNVVSSGSDSKTAYEAGTFSVDVLPDEPTLPRGYGEGNFILLWKKGDDGLWKLSYAQLEDLPVRAKN, encoded by the coding sequence ATGAAAGCGTATATAGGACTATTAATCGCATCGGTTATGCTGGGGGCCTGTTCCCGGTCGAACGATATAGCGGTTGTTCAGGATCTTGACCGTCAGTTTATTGATGCCTGGAATACTAAAAATGCCGATAAACTGGTTGGCTATCTGGCCGAAGATGTCCAGTTTGTGCAGGGCAATACGCATTTCTCCGGAAAATCGGACGTGTCGAAAAAATGGGTGCAGGCAACGCTACCTACGCTGGCCGACCTCAAAACGAATGTGGTTAGTTCGGGCTCGGACTCGAAAACGGCTTACGAAGCGGGCACTTTCTCGGTTGATGTGCTTCCCGATGAACCAACGTTGCCGCGTGGCTATGGTGAAGGGAATTTTATACTGCTCTGGAAAAAAGGCGACGATGGCCTCTGGAAACTGAGCTACGCGCAACTGGAAGATTTACCCGTGCGGGCTAAAAACTAA
- a CDS encoding helix-turn-helix domain-containing protein: MIVAPDKEVGIPTYSLQQSSSLGNRIFEIVESKGEVRRHRSNFLIPHRKDFYFLCLVRDGSSRHWVDFVPYTLQPNTFYFAVPHQIQVKEATKPMDGIMLSFTEEYLQLEENRSLRQLPIIQNPDNGHELTLTSENRQFLDDLLQKILVEFNSSHSWRNSMLQSYVSVLLIYLSRLYVEQIQLVRVSPDRRLLNEFRAYIESHYSQLHQVADYADLLNITPGHLNDRIKQQSGKTAIGHIHERLVLEAKRLLLHTDLSAREIAWQLGFEDAAYFHRFFKRLTGETPTAFRTAIREMYT, encoded by the coding sequence ATGATTGTAGCACCGGATAAGGAAGTAGGTATTCCAACTTATTCGCTCCAGCAGAGCAGTAGCCTGGGGAACCGCATTTTTGAAATTGTCGAATCGAAGGGCGAGGTGCGCAGACATCGTTCCAATTTTCTGATACCACACCGTAAAGATTTTTATTTTTTGTGCCTGGTTAGGGATGGGAGCAGCCGCCATTGGGTCGATTTCGTGCCTTATACGCTCCAGCCGAACACGTTCTATTTTGCCGTTCCGCACCAGATTCAGGTAAAAGAAGCAACCAAGCCGATGGACGGGATTATGCTTTCGTTCACGGAAGAATACCTGCAACTGGAAGAAAACCGGTCGTTGCGGCAACTACCCATCATTCAGAACCCTGATAATGGGCATGAATTGACACTAACCTCCGAGAATCGACAGTTTCTGGACGATCTGCTTCAGAAAATCCTGGTTGAATTCAATTCGAGCCATAGCTGGCGAAACAGCATGCTGCAGTCGTACGTCAGCGTGTTGCTCATTTATCTGAGCCGATTATATGTCGAACAGATTCAATTAGTGCGCGTTTCGCCGGACCGACGGCTTTTGAATGAGTTTCGGGCTTATATCGAAAGCCATTACAGCCAACTGCACCAGGTTGCCGATTACGCCGATCTGCTGAACATTACACCAGGACATCTGAACGATCGTATCAAACAGCAGAGTGGCAAAACGGCTATCGGCCACATTCACGAACGGCTGGTTCTCGAAGCCAAACGGCTGCTACTGCATACCGATCTTTCGGCCAGGGAAATTGCCTGGCAACTGGGGTTTGAGGATGCGGCTTATTTTCATCGGTTCTTTAAACGCCTGACGGGCGAGACGCCGACGGCCTTTCGAACAGCAATCCGCGAAATGTACACCTAA
- a CDS encoding DEAD/DEAH box helicase, translating to MQFSDLLLIEPIQKALAEEGYTTPTPIQQQAIPILLSRRDLLGCAQTGTGKTAAFSIPILQLLYQERQKNPAAPRRIKTLVLTPTRELAIQIGESVAAYGRYLNLRHTVIFGGVSQHAQVMALKGGIDILIATPGRLLDLMSQGLISLRDVQFFVLDEADRMLDMGFIHDVKKVIVRLPERRQSLFFSATMPPDVAKLADTILNNPAKVEVTPVSSTADTIQQAIYFVGKENKRKLLVHVLSDKHIASALVFARTKHGADKVAKDLLKAGIQAEAIHGNKSQNARQRALSNFKSRQTRVLVATDIAARGIDVDELSHVINYELPNIPETYVHRIGRTGRAGNEGVALSFCDEEETDYLKDIHKLIGRQVPVIDNHPYVLDVSVAAVTPAAPRPQQSRPGGGSRNGNSGQNRPNGKPRNGSFRRDNDQPRNGNPAGRNNPNRRSGKPRSERS from the coding sequence ATGCAATTTTCCGACTTATTATTAATTGAACCGATCCAGAAGGCACTTGCCGAGGAAGGATATACTACCCCAACGCCCATTCAGCAGCAAGCCATACCAATTTTGTTGAGCCGCCGTGATTTGCTGGGCTGTGCGCAAACTGGTACCGGAAAAACCGCTGCCTTTTCAATTCCAATTCTGCAACTGCTTTATCAGGAGCGCCAGAAAAATCCGGCTGCTCCACGTCGTATAAAAACACTGGTATTAACGCCAACCCGCGAATTAGCGATTCAGATTGGCGAAAGTGTAGCCGCTTACGGACGCTATCTGAATCTCCGTCATACGGTTATTTTTGGTGGGGTGTCGCAACATGCACAGGTGATGGCCCTGAAGGGAGGCATCGATATACTGATTGCTACCCCCGGCCGTTTGCTCGATCTGATGAGCCAGGGACTGATCTCACTTCGGGATGTACAATTTTTCGTGCTCGACGAAGCCGACCGTATGCTGGATATGGGCTTTATTCACGATGTTAAAAAAGTAATTGTCCGGCTACCCGAACGTCGGCAGTCGTTGTTTTTCTCGGCAACCATGCCGCCCGATGTGGCTAAACTGGCCGATACGATTTTGAATAACCCCGCCAAAGTGGAAGTAACCCCCGTTTCATCGACGGCCGATACCATTCAGCAGGCTATTTATTTTGTAGGAAAAGAAAACAAACGCAAATTGCTGGTGCATGTGCTTAGCGACAAGCATATTGCCTCGGCGCTGGTTTTCGCCCGTACAAAACACGGAGCCGACAAGGTTGCTAAAGATCTGCTGAAAGCGGGCATTCAGGCCGAAGCCATTCATGGTAACAAATCGCAGAATGCACGGCAACGGGCGCTCTCGAACTTCAAATCGCGGCAAACCCGGGTATTGGTAGCTACCGACATTGCGGCCCGTGGTATCGATGTCGATGAGTTGTCGCACGTGATCAACTACGAATTGCCAAATATTCCTGAAACGTATGTTCACCGCATTGGTCGGACTGGCCGGGCTGGTAATGAAGGGGTGGCGCTGTCGTTCTGCGACGAAGAAGAAACGGATTATCTGAAAGACATTCATAAACTGATTGGCAGACAGGTGCCAGTAATCGACAATCACCCGTATGTGCTCGATGTGTCGGTTGCTGCCGTTACACCCGCAGCCCCACGGCCGCAGCAAAGTCGGCCGGGGGGAGGTAGCCGAAACGGGAATTCCGGACAAAACCGGCCCAATGGTAAACCCCGGAATGGTTCTTTCCGCCGGGACAACGACCAGCCCCGAAATGGAAATCCTGCCGGACGAAACAACCCGAATCGCCGTTCGGGAAAACCGCGCTCCGAGCGGTCGTAG
- a CDS encoding YMGG-like glycine zipper-containing protein: protein MKTIHKKSSLLLMVFFLGHSIHTQAQSGWGPKTTGTVVGAGAGAVAGAAINKRNPAVGAVIGGVLGGGAGYAIGSKQQKQRKRWSPQAKGTAIGAGVGGAAGAVINKRNRVVGGVIGGVVGGAAGYAVGKHIDTKNKREAAARAAAEREAMARAEAERQAAERVAANSDLKPYVATNRSATAKPASAARPAALYSPEPVPSSYILREGFLPNQSYGDPNTPYGDSEYRRKSW, encoded by the coding sequence ATGAAAACGATTCATAAAAAGAGTTCACTCTTATTGATGGTCTTTTTTCTGGGCCATTCTATACATACTCAGGCTCAATCGGGATGGGGGCCTAAAACTACAGGTACTGTGGTTGGGGCTGGTGCCGGTGCAGTTGCCGGAGCTGCTATCAACAAACGTAATCCGGCCGTAGGTGCTGTTATTGGTGGAGTGCTGGGCGGTGGTGCGGGCTATGCCATTGGCAGCAAACAGCAAAAACAGCGGAAACGCTGGAGTCCGCAGGCTAAAGGAACAGCCATTGGAGCGGGCGTTGGTGGTGCCGCCGGGGCTGTTATCAACAAGCGAAATCGGGTGGTTGGCGGAGTTATTGGTGGTGTAGTGGGCGGTGCCGCTGGCTATGCTGTGGGGAAACACATCGATACTAAAAACAAACGCGAAGCCGCTGCCCGCGCGGCTGCCGAACGCGAAGCCATGGCTCGGGCCGAAGCAGAACGGCAGGCTGCCGAGCGAGTAGCCGCCAATTCGGATTTGAAACCGTATGTAGCTACAAACCGAAGTGCAACCGCCAAACCAGCTTCAGCCGCGCGGCCCGCTGCGTTGTATAGTCCGGAGCCTGTGCCATCGTCGTATATTTTACGCGAAGGCTTCCTGCCAAACCAGTCTTATGGTGACCCTAATACGCCCTACGGCGATTCTGAATACCGTCGTAAAAGCTGGTAA
- a CDS encoding family 20 glycosylhydrolase, with protein sequence MSRFLLPLFTISFYFLTQSVVAQAKIDSLLPIRGFCIAAPQPKQLDMFLTFINEELAPRQVNTLILRVDFTYEYDSHRELRDSLALSKRDVKKLVKACQKHNIRLIPQINLLGHQSWASTTYNLLRVYPQFDETPHVKMPEKYSWPNSDGLYCKSYCPLHPDVHKIVFDLVDELCDAFEADAFHAGMDEVFYIGDDKCPRCSGRDKAELFAGEVTAIRNHLAEKNRKLWIWGDRLIDGKTTGIGMWEGSYNNTHRAIDLIPKDVMICDWHYERPDQTAVYFAMKGFQVVTCPWRKPGFAVLQTQDMVKFRKSATPQMKERFQGMMQTVWSGAGPFLDEFYGVKVNSEAGENTPSNCFKTLYGEIKRVGESN encoded by the coding sequence ATGAGTCGGTTTTTACTTCCTCTCTTCACTATTTCGTTCTATTTCCTGACCCAATCGGTCGTTGCTCAGGCAAAAATCGACAGTCTGCTGCCCATTCGTGGTTTTTGCATTGCGGCTCCGCAACCCAAACAGCTCGACATGTTTCTTACGTTTATCAATGAGGAACTAGCCCCCCGCCAGGTCAATACGTTGATTCTTCGGGTCGATTTCACTTATGAATACGATAGCCATCGCGAGCTTCGTGATAGTCTTGCCCTGTCGAAACGCGATGTTAAGAAACTGGTAAAAGCCTGCCAGAAACATAATATACGACTGATTCCGCAAATTAATCTGCTAGGCCATCAGTCGTGGGCCAGCACCACCTACAATCTGCTGCGGGTATATCCTCAATTCGACGAAACACCCCACGTGAAGATGCCCGAAAAATATAGCTGGCCTAACTCCGACGGGTTATATTGCAAGAGTTATTGTCCTCTCCACCCCGATGTACACAAGATCGTGTTCGACCTTGTAGACGAACTTTGCGATGCCTTCGAGGCTGATGCGTTCCATGCGGGTATGGACGAAGTGTTTTATATCGGCGACGACAAATGTCCGCGCTGTTCGGGTCGCGACAAAGCCGAACTGTTTGCCGGAGAAGTTACCGCGATCCGCAATCATCTGGCCGAAAAGAACCGTAAGCTCTGGATCTGGGGCGACCGGCTCATCGATGGCAAAACAACGGGCATCGGCATGTGGGAAGGCAGTTACAACAATACGCACCGGGCCATTGACCTGATTCCGAAAGATGTTATGATCTGCGACTGGCATTATGAACGACCCGATCAAACAGCCGTTTATTTTGCCATGAAAGGCTTCCAGGTTGTCACCTGCCCCTGGCGGAAACCAGGCTTTGCGGTGCTGCAAACGCAGGACATGGTAAAATTCCGAAAATCGGCTACCCCACAGATGAAAGAACGGTTTCAGGGCATGATGCAAACCGTATGGTCGGGGGCGGGCCCGTTTCTGGACGAATTTTATGGCGTAAAAGTAAATTCAGAAGCCGGTGAAAACACCCCTTCAAATTGCTTCAAAACGCTCTATGGTGAAATCAAACGAGTCGGTGAAAGCAACTAG
- a CDS encoding DUF5009 domain-containing protein — translation MVSTETTAPTLTTTRKRIFSIDVFRALTMLTMIFVNDLWSLSGIPTWLEHASADDDFLGFADTVFPCFLFIVGMSIPFAIQQRIGKGESYGQILVHIALRSIALLVMGVFTVNIPDLNAQAMGMSQEWFQILMVLGFLLVWNQYPQENGTTKPIFRALQLAGVALLVYLALTFKGGAANNLTGMTPQWWGILGLIGWTYLTCAVLYLFLRDKPALLITAWAFFSLFTIAGHSGWLRSLWPTGPHDWILGNGAFSSFTFAGILATLLLTRLQQTEKTSQLPLLFVGIGVLFLLAGFSARTFFIISKIHATPTWIFLCCGIAFILYAFVYWLVDMQGKARWFDPIKPAGTSTLTCYLIPYVYYSVANLSGISLPDALKVGGIGLLKSFLFALVVIGITAVLGKLRIKLKL, via the coding sequence ATGGTCTCTACCGAAACAACAGCCCCTACGCTTACGACTACCCGAAAACGCATTTTTTCGATCGATGTGTTTCGAGCCCTGACGATGCTCACCATGATTTTCGTCAATGACTTGTGGAGCCTTTCGGGAATTCCGACCTGGCTCGAACACGCCAGCGCCGACGACGATTTCCTGGGGTTTGCGGATACGGTTTTCCCCTGTTTTCTATTCATTGTGGGTATGTCGATTCCCTTTGCGATCCAGCAGCGAATCGGTAAGGGTGAATCCTACGGGCAGATACTGGTCCACATTGCCCTGCGGTCGATTGCGTTGTTGGTTATGGGCGTTTTTACGGTCAACATTCCTGATCTGAATGCACAGGCAATGGGCATGAGCCAGGAGTGGTTTCAGATTCTGATGGTGCTGGGCTTCCTGCTGGTCTGGAACCAATATCCACAGGAAAACGGAACAACAAAACCTATTTTCAGAGCCTTACAACTAGCTGGTGTAGCCCTGTTGGTTTATCTCGCCCTGACCTTCAAAGGAGGTGCCGCCAATAATCTGACCGGCATGACTCCGCAATGGTGGGGTATTCTGGGGCTGATCGGCTGGACCTATCTTACCTGCGCGGTTCTCTATCTCTTTCTGCGAGATAAACCCGCACTACTCATAACCGCCTGGGCCTTTTTCAGCCTGTTCACCATTGCTGGTCATTCGGGCTGGTTACGGTCGCTCTGGCCAACCGGCCCCCATGACTGGATATTGGGTAATGGTGCTTTTAGCTCATTTACGTTTGCGGGTATACTGGCTACGCTCCTACTCACCCGATTGCAGCAAACCGAAAAAACGAGCCAGTTGCCGCTGCTGTTCGTGGGTATTGGTGTGTTGTTTTTGCTGGCGGGATTTAGTGCCCGTACCTTTTTTATCATCTCCAAAATTCATGCAACCCCTACCTGGATTTTCCTGTGTTGTGGCATTGCCTTCATCCTGTATGCCTTTGTTTACTGGCTGGTCGATATGCAGGGAAAAGCCCGTTGGTTCGACCCGATTAAACCAGCCGGAACCAGCACCTTAACCTGCTATCTGATTCCGTATGTGTACTACAGCGTCGCGAACCTATCAGGCATTTCGCTCCCCGATGCCCTGAAGGTCGGCGGCATTGGTCTGCTCAAATCATTCCTTTTTGCGCTGGTCGTTATCGGCATCACAGCCGTTTTAGGAAAGCTTCGTATTAAGCTTAAATTATAA